One candidate division WOR-3 bacterium genomic region harbors:
- a CDS encoding O-antigen ligase family protein, protein MSTGTLLNQSLPVKRIPFAIFLILQIILFLIVVLSPAKISLATVASLASLIFIIVYPDLPVAVIILSLIITIVLPRPTGRGLILKVEEIFPLVALLLLVIAFLQNETSNRSIGKIGYWLVAFLIVVLISGIIGILKEREKILIFDELMMFWAWGIYFIIVKSNLSTDQIKHILMAIIISALIVSLYYLFEFVMIRGMARFRTDQQHIFNFTIPLLFACMLYYPRKIIRAIAILLIIPMAIAVYVTLTRALWILVPLAIILQYFYFMKEVLRRTHLLNYLLPILVVVMVGILGFMLLQGLFSVSNLLSERFASFKILEYDVSLLARAELSRYVIEKVGQSPLFGVGLADFLRYQYFPTLGRFNVYWLDNTYMQLIWKTGIVGTMVFLILLYYFLRRAWFVLKNADTLLDKIIGSSVFFSFIALAISGLQCGILVGYRFNFVWAGLMAIVEIRAQEIEKSLNEIKKSL, encoded by the coding sequence ATGTCTACCGGAACATTATTAAATCAATCTTTACCTGTTAAACGCATTCCCTTCGCAATATTTTTAATATTACAGATAATCCTTTTTCTTATTGTTGTTTTGTCTCCTGCCAAGATTTCTTTAGCAACAGTTGCCAGCTTAGCATCGCTCATTTTTATTATCGTCTATCCCGATTTACCGGTCGCAGTAATAATCCTTTCGCTTATTATTACAATTGTTTTACCCAGGCCTACTGGTAGAGGACTAATACTTAAAGTCGAAGAAATATTTCCGCTGGTCGCCTTATTATTATTGGTTATTGCCTTTTTACAAAACGAAACATCAAATCGTTCGATTGGCAAGATTGGATATTGGTTAGTTGCCTTTCTCATAGTAGTTCTGATTTCTGGTATCATCGGAATCTTAAAAGAGCGCGAGAAAATATTGATTTTTGACGAACTGATGATGTTTTGGGCTTGGGGGATTTATTTTATAATTGTAAAAAGTAACCTCTCAACCGACCAAATAAAACATATCCTTATGGCTATAATCATTAGTGCACTAATTGTTAGTTTATATTATCTTTTTGAATTTGTGATGATTAGGGGAATGGCACGATTTCGCACTGACCAACAACATATTTTTAATTTTACGATTCCATTACTCTTTGCTTGTATGCTATACTATCCGCGGAAAATTATCCGAGCAATCGCAATTTTATTAATTATTCCCATGGCAATAGCAGTATATGTAACATTAACCCGGGCTTTATGGATATTAGTTCCTTTAGCGATTATTTTGCAGTATTTTTATTTTATGAAAGAAGTTTTAAGACGAACCCATCTTTTAAATTATCTTTTGCCAATTTTAGTTGTGGTTATGGTTGGAATCTTAGGATTTATGTTACTGCAGGGGCTATTCAGTGTTTCTAATTTATTGAGCGAAAGATTCGCCAGTTTTAAAATTTTAGAATACGATGTTTCTTTATTAGCACGAGCAGAGTTATCTCGATATGTAATAGAAAAAGTCGGCCAATCACCTCTTTTCGGTGTAGGATTGGCTGATTTTTTGCGCTATCAATATTTTCCCACTCTGGGTCGATTTAATGTTTATTGGTTAGATAATACCTATATGCAGTTAATTTGGAAAACGGGCATTGTCGGAACTATGGTGTTTTTAATTCTTTTATATTATTTTTTGAGGCGGGCTTGGTTTGTATTAAAAAATGCCGATACGCTTTTAGATAAAATTATTGGTTCTTCAGTTTTTTTCTCTTTTATTGCCTTAGCCATCAGTGGTCTTCAATGTGGCATCTTAGTTGGTTATCGTTTTAATTTCGTTTGGGCTGGACTAATGGCAATTGTTGAAATCAGAGCCCAGGAAATTGAAAAAAGTCTTAACGAGATTAAGAAATCATTATGA
- a CDS encoding Wzz/FepE/Etk N-terminal domain-containing protein, translated as MEKFLKYLRVIVKYRKLIIYNVLIVTVAAAIISLILPKKYKAVAQILPPSEETDVFGVLSSTGLSIPRLSRLARAGSFFRSSTPSDLIGAILQSRTILERIVDKYDLRKVYKVKKGVEPAIKMLAKSTEIRVSEEGVVKIIVQAPKPQLAADIANAYIEEVDRFLKESNMSRGKSMRMFIEKRLVTADAELKQTAESLKVFQERHKIVSVDEETKAVIETYAKLKAELLKREIELGVTEDMATPDNPYVSSLKREIDEFQNLLKDIEFGKGGKGFGIGFAVPFQKIPAISAEYARRLRDYRVQSEIYTLLVQQYEQAKILEARDTPNITILDYARVPEKRSFPKRKIIVFFALVISFTASVLLSFGIEYWENIKQKSSLYQELNSMAQTLKNSFWPLRMKHYVPKNKK; from the coding sequence ATGGAAAAGTTTCTAAAATACCTTAGGGTTATAGTAAAATATCGAAAGTTAATTATTTATAATGTCTTGATTGTAACGGTTGCCGCCGCAATTATCAGTTTAATCTTACCGAAAAAGTATAAAGCAGTTGCTCAAATATTACCGCCTTCTGAAGAAACTGATGTTTTCGGCGTTCTGTCTTCAACTGGTTTATCAATACCGCGTTTAAGTCGTTTAGCCCGCGCAGGAAGTTTTTTTAGAAGTTCGACACCCTCGGATTTAATCGGTGCAATCTTACAAAGTCGAACGATTTTAGAACGGATTGTTGATAAGTATGACTTGAGAAAGGTTTATAAGGTAAAAAAAGGCGTTGAGCCGGCAATAAAAATGCTTGCCAAATCTACCGAGATAAGAGTTTCTGAAGAAGGTGTAGTAAAAATAATTGTCCAAGCGCCTAAACCTCAATTAGCCGCAGATATTGCTAATGCTTATATTGAAGAAGTTGACCGCTTCTTAAAAGAATCTAATATGAGTCGGGGTAAGAGTATGAGAATGTTTATTGAAAAAAGATTAGTTACTGCTGATGCTGAACTCAAACAAACTGCCGAATCCCTCAAAGTATTTCAAGAACGCCATAAGATAGTCTCAGTTGATGAAGAAACTAAAGCCGTAATTGAGACTTATGCAAAATTAAAAGCCGAGTTATTAAAGCGGGAAATTGAATTAGGCGTCACCGAAGATATGGCAACACCGGATAACCCCTATGTCTCATCATTAAAACGGGAGATTGACGAGTTCCAGAACTTATTAAAAGACATTGAATTTGGCAAAGGCGGCAAAGGATTTGGTATTGGTTTTGCGGTTCCGTTTCAAAAAATACCGGCAATATCTGCAGAATATGCGCGTCGATTAAGAGATTATCGCGTCCAATCCGAGATTTATACTTTGCTCGTGCAACAATACGAACAGGCAAAAATTTTAGAAGCCCGCGATACTCCTAATATCACAATTCTGGATTATGCCCGCGTGCCAGAAAAAAGAAGTTTTCCTAAACGAAAAATCATTGTGTTCTTTGCCTTGGTAATCAGTTTCACGGCCAGTGTCTTACTATCCTTTGGAATAGAATATTGGGAAAATATAAAACAAAAAAGTTCCCTTTATCAAGAATTGAATTCAATGGCACAAACCTTAAAGAATAGTTTCTGGCCACTGAGAATGAAACATTATGTTCCGAAAAATAAAAAATAA
- a CDS encoding glycosyltransferase family 4 protein, giving the protein MLSQIVLLNEKAQVRDMKIAIDALAAKSLYHGMGNYVFNIIKHLSRLSLSNHFLVFKRPNLFSEYNLTNVCFKEIKLPLPLRILWEHLCLPSKLKKEEVDLFWGPSNFLPPRKVCLYVVTIHDLSSFTLPETYSYLRRRYYQEIITTSVRLSDFIITDSEASKRDMLTYFNMAKDKIRVIYCGLNEIFFNPPSQESWQVIKNKYHLPEEYLFTLGVLEPKKNTTRLLLAYAQLKNNLSFLPPLVIGGSRRYGWKNSSLFRMVKELCLTDSVIFTDFIEQNDLPLIYANARIFVFPSLYEGFGLPVIEAMACGVPVITSNTSSLPEIAGDAAIFVNPYDVNEISQAIKQVLTNEHLQNELREKGIENAKRFSWKNTASGVLEVLEKVLKQ; this is encoded by the coding sequence ATGTTGTCTCAAATTGTATTATTAAACGAGAAAGCCCAGGTCCGAGATATGAAAATTGCTATTGATGCATTAGCCGCTAAATCGTTATATCACGGTATGGGAAACTATGTGTTTAATATCATAAAACATTTATCCCGCCTGTCATTATCTAATCATTTCCTTGTCTTTAAGCGACCGAATTTGTTTTCGGAATACAATCTGACTAATGTTTGTTTTAAGGAAATCAAACTACCTTTACCTCTCCGCATTCTCTGGGAACATCTCTGTTTACCCTCAAAATTAAAAAAGGAAGAGGTGGATTTATTTTGGGGTCCAAGTAATTTTTTACCACCGCGTAAAGTCTGTCTGTATGTAGTAACAATTCATGATTTATCTTCATTTACTCTGCCTGAAACTTATTCTTATTTACGACGCAGATATTATCAAGAGATTATTACTACTTCAGTCCGGCTATCTGATTTTATTATTACGGACTCAGAGGCGTCGAAACGAGATATGCTTACATATTTTAATATGGCGAAAGATAAAATTAGAGTAATTTATTGTGGTCTTAACGAGATTTTTTTTAACCCACCATCCCAAGAATCTTGGCAAGTTATTAAAAACAAATATCACCTGCCGGAAGAATATCTTTTTACCTTAGGTGTATTAGAGCCTAAAAAGAATACTACCCGTTTACTTTTGGCTTATGCTCAATTGAAAAACAACTTGTCCTTCCTTCCGCCATTAGTCATAGGAGGTTCTCGAAGATATGGATGGAAGAACAGTTCACTTTTCCGGATGGTTAAAGAACTATGTCTTACGGATTCGGTTATATTTACTGATTTTATTGAACAAAATGATTTGCCTTTAATTTACGCGAATGCCCGCATCTTCGTTTTTCCTTCGCTTTATGAGGGATTTGGTCTACCAGTAATTGAAGCTATGGCATGCGGTGTGCCCGTTATTACTTCCAACACATCATCATTACCTGAAATTGCCGGTGATGCGGCAATTTTCGTTAATCCCTATGATGTTAATGAAATTTCCCAAGCAATAAAGCAGGTGCTAACAAATGAACATTTACAAAATGAGTTACGCGAAAAAGGAATTGAAAACGCCAAACGATTTTCCTGGAAAAATACCGCCTCCGGTGTTTTAGAAGTGTTAGAAAAAGTATTAAAACAATGA
- a CDS encoding oligosaccharide flippase family protein, translated as MTENTQQPPGKSLIIGSGYSYISLLVNKFIGVFTSIFLARSLGPHNLGIISIINYLLLLMLFFTGFGIPTAIVKLIPEIELKKGSVETNKFIILGLVLNFLIIGILSILYFVLSIPIAKSIYHEPKLIPLIQLSVIALLVFSFNQYGNAIIQGLAEFKKLSLLSMFTSIFGLIILIPSTKFLGLKGPVIAQGINSIITSLLLILTLKKIRGDLNLFAFPQSLSLKEFRKENSAKLYWQKLLSTAFPIFLSGLVMTPALTILTTILSRLQGFSAVGFFNIAYSLTQFILFVPTAVGTAFIPLASKLAIEDEMKLNNFLIKTIFGVDLIVITLAFFISFFSKEIILLFYGKSYYPVQSILILLSIASFISSFGYVFGYYLISTNQLWFATILNLIWFLVIIAPTPSLIKHFQLNGLGLSYIIAYIILGGVSAIFIGKKNKIKMNYLLMHLIGGIILLVGLFFVKIYSANYIFQIAILLLFILYGFYFTIKLFNRSERHLIKVLLGSELKRFIYFA; from the coding sequence ATGACCGAAAACACTCAGCAACCGCCAGGAAAATCATTAATTATTGGCAGCGGATATTCATACATTTCTTTATTAGTAAATAAATTTATTGGCGTCTTTACCTCGATTTTTCTTGCGCGTTCTTTAGGTCCTCATAATCTCGGAATAATATCAATAATAAATTACTTATTATTACTGATGCTCTTTTTCACGGGTTTTGGTATTCCCACCGCAATCGTCAAGTTGATTCCAGAAATCGAATTAAAAAAGGGTAGTGTGGAAACTAATAAATTCATTATTTTAGGATTGGTCCTCAATTTTCTCATAATAGGAATATTATCAATCCTTTATTTTGTTCTTTCTATTCCGATTGCTAAATCGATTTATCACGAACCCAAACTTATTCCCTTAATCCAACTTAGTGTTATTGCCTTATTGGTTTTTTCCTTTAATCAATACGGCAATGCAATTATCCAAGGTTTAGCCGAATTTAAGAAATTGTCGCTTCTTTCAATGTTCACATCAATTTTCGGTTTAATTATCTTAATTCCCAGCACAAAATTTCTGGGCCTTAAAGGACCGGTAATCGCACAAGGAATAAATAGTATTATTACCTCTCTCTTGCTGATTTTAACCCTTAAAAAGATTCGTGGTGATTTGAATTTGTTTGCCTTTCCTCAATCGTTATCCTTAAAAGAATTTCGTAAAGAAAACAGTGCCAAATTGTATTGGCAAAAGTTATTATCGACCGCATTTCCCATATTTCTCTCAGGATTAGTTATGACTCCGGCCTTAACCATCCTGACAACAATATTGAGTCGATTACAAGGATTCAGTGCAGTCGGATTTTTTAATATTGCATATTCCCTAACCCAATTTATTCTCTTTGTTCCTACCGCGGTCGGCACAGCATTTATTCCCCTGGCATCAAAACTGGCGATTGAAGACGAAATGAAACTAAATAATTTCTTAATCAAAACTATTTTCGGAGTAGATTTGATTGTCATCACCCTCGCCTTTTTTATCAGTTTCTTCTCTAAAGAAATCATTCTCCTTTTTTATGGGAAATCATATTACCCAGTGCAATCAATTCTGATATTGCTATCTATCGCTTCCTTTATATCAAGTTTCGGCTATGTCTTTGGCTACTATTTAATATCAACAAATCAATTATGGTTTGCCACAATATTAAACTTAATCTGGTTTTTAGTAATAATCGCGCCGACACCAAGTCTTATAAAGCACTTTCAATTAAACGGATTAGGTCTAAGTTATATAATCGCATATATCATCTTAGGAGGAGTGAGTGCTATCTTTATTGGGAAAAAAAATAAAATTAAGATGAATTATTTACTTATGCATTTAATTGGGGGAATTATTCTTTTGGTCGGGTTGTTTTTCGTTAAGATATATTCAGCAAATTATATCTTTCAGATTGCAATTTTATTATTGTTCATTTTGTATGGATTTTACTTTACTATTAAATTATTTAATAGAAGTGAGCGACATTTAATAAAGGTTTTATTAGGAAGTGAACTTAAAAGATTTATTTATTTCGC
- the mutM gene encoding bifunctional DNA-formamidopyrimidine glycosylase/DNA-(apurinic or apyrimidinic site) lyase produces the protein MPELPEVETIKRELKPLIINKKITKVKIIRPDIIGYPSVGDFEKGVIGKRITNLVRKAKYLIFELSNNSQMIIHLRLSGQLLVWENRQNAPKHERLRFYLSDKAILSFAEPRVLGRVYLVPKNKYPDVLNGLKTLGLEPIDRRFDYNYLYSKLKNRKATIKSLLLNQSITAGIGNIYSDEALFLAGIHPLRRANSLTETEIEKLSKSLKNVLRVGIKSKGTSVSDYLRPDGSEGKYQFRAFVFDREGEPCRICNTKIEFAKIGNRRTRFCPKCQPYKKGT, from the coding sequence ATGCCTGAATTACCAGAAGTTGAAACGATTAAACGAGAACTAAAGCCGTTAATAATCAATAAGAAAATAACTAAAGTTAAAATTATCCGTCCAGATATTATTGGTTATCCTTCAGTTGGTGATTTTGAAAAAGGAGTTATCGGTAAAAGAATAACTAATCTCGTGCGTAAGGCAAAATACCTGATTTTCGAGTTAAGCAATAACAGTCAAATGATTATCCATTTACGACTATCCGGTCAATTGTTGGTTTGGGAAAATAGACAAAATGCACCTAAACACGAACGCCTCAGATTCTATCTTTCTGATAAAGCAATTTTAAGTTTTGCTGAACCGAGAGTATTAGGCAGAGTGTATTTAGTGCCTAAGAATAAATATCCGGATGTTTTGAATGGACTAAAAACATTGGGGTTAGAACCCATTGACCGCAGATTTGATTATAATTATTTATATTCTAAACTTAAAAACCGTAAAGCAACCATAAAAAGTCTACTCTTAAATCAATCGATTACTGCTGGAATTGGCAATATTTATTCGGACGAAGCATTATTTCTTGCGGGCATTCATCCTTTACGCCGAGCCAATTCTTTAACTGAAACAGAGATAGAAAAATTGAGTAAATCCCTAAAAAATGTTCTTCGGGTTGGTATAAAATCAAAAGGAACATCAGTCTCAGATTATTTAAGACCAGATGGTAGCGAAGGGAAATATCAGTTTCGTGCATTTGTTTTTGACCGAGAGGGTGAGCCTTGTCGGATTTGTAATACTAAAATCGAGTTCGCCAAAATCGGCAATCGTCGAACCCGCTTTTGCCCGAAATGTCAACCGTATAAGAAGGGGACTTAG
- a CDS encoding glycosyltransferase, with translation FVDILRKIGYYVYYFEIPPASVLQYIKEPTFHKRGLLNFFCPPVRTLTNLSVFAFPPIIPASRFESGYIRAFNTKRFIHRIRKDYYSLVRMRKKKVVAIVVTPYWFDIIKELNFSLLCYDCIDDVKVFCKEKHLNYFIGLQSRLIEKSDLIIISAQKLKDDILAINSQKPIAYIPNGVAFDFFVANKDNPEITNSLKYIKRPIIGFVGAIFNWIDIALIKKTAETFSDCSVVLVGPVQDIKIPLLPNLHYLGVKPFSDIPAIINCFDVCLIPFVAGEVSDKVDPIKVYEYLALGKPVVAINLPELKKVASLIYLAQDENDFINAIRKALNENSLELKSLRIQFAQKNSWEQRVEKLIDVVSNCIIKRESPGPRYENCY, from the coding sequence CTTTGTTGATATTTTAAGAAAAATCGGCTATTATGTCTATTATTTTGAAATTCCGCCGGCTTCAGTGCTTCAGTATATTAAAGAACCAACATTTCATAAACGCGGGCTATTAAATTTTTTCTGTCCACCAGTAAGAACCCTAACGAATTTATCTGTATTTGCCTTTCCGCCGATTATACCAGCATCAAGATTTGAGTCTGGTTATATAAGGGCTTTTAATACCAAAAGATTTATCCATCGAATACGAAAGGATTATTATTCTTTAGTTCGAATGCGGAAGAAAAAAGTCGTTGCGATAGTTGTTACACCTTATTGGTTTGATATTATTAAGGAACTAAACTTTTCGTTACTCTGCTATGATTGTATTGATGATGTTAAGGTCTTCTGCAAAGAGAAACATCTAAATTATTTTATTGGTTTACAAAGCAGATTAATTGAGAAGTCAGACTTAATCATAATTTCTGCGCAGAAACTTAAAGATGATATTTTAGCCATTAATTCACAAAAACCTATTGCCTATATTCCCAATGGTGTTGCTTTTGATTTTTTTGTCGCCAATAAGGATAACCCGGAAATTACTAATTCTTTGAAATACATCAAACGGCCGATTATTGGTTTTGTTGGCGCAATCTTTAATTGGATTGATATCGCTTTAATAAAAAAAACCGCTGAAACTTTTTCTGATTGCTCGGTGGTTTTAGTAGGACCCGTTCAAGATATCAAGATTCCCCTATTACCCAACCTTCACTATTTGGGCGTTAAACCTTTTTCTGATATTCCCGCAATAATAAATTGTTTTGATGTTTGTCTGATTCCTTTTGTTGCTGGTGAGGTTTCTGATAAAGTTGACCCAATTAAAGTTTACGAATATCTGGCATTAGGTAAACCTGTGGTCGCGATAAATCTTCCGGAGTTAAAAAAAGTGGCATCTTTAATCTATTTAGCCCAAGATGAAAACGATTTTATCAATGCGATTCGCAAAGCACTTAATGAAAACTCTTTAGAATTAAAATCTTTAAGAATACAATTTGCCCAAAAAAATTCTTGGGAACAGCGAGTAGAAAAACTAATTGATGTTGTCTCAAATTGTATTATTAAACGAGAAAGCCCAGGTCCGAGATATGAAAATTGCTATTGA
- a CDS encoding T9SS type A sorting domain-containing protein, protein MDKSNIVVIIMLGVLASSVSADTTYVSGIINTNTVWNPAGSPYVITGNVLVNTGVRLDIQPGVKVLFTANKYIMVKGTLKAIGTAQDSITFTAIDTLQRWGRLWFKPEAFACSLKYCKITYACSSAVRNEDTLYIGYSRITNNSAVSGGGIDNSGTATITNNTISNNYADYGYGGGIYNYYSGTATITNNTITNNSAAGGGGICNYYGTATITNNTITNNYADFDGGGIYNSGTATITNNTIIDSTASTIRNDYGSIRLNYNNLNNLRPTGYTVYNNSADTINARNNYWFTLDTNVIKQKIYDFWDDFTSGEVYYRPFLTAPIGIEEENPKPMDVCPSRTIYYPLKICPNPAKSYFIVRCPSTISQIRIYDITGKLIKEEKFKGSKETKVFLADIKTGIYFVKVNDAMLTEKLVITR, encoded by the coding sequence ATGGATAAAAGTAATATTGTGGTAATCATAATGCTTGGTGTGTTGGCGAGTTCAGTAAGCGCTGATACGACCTATGTTAGCGGGATTATTAATACCAATACGGTCTGGAATCCAGCAGGCAGTCCGTATGTGATAACTGGAAATGTGCTGGTTAATACAGGGGTCCGACTTGATATTCAGCCTGGAGTAAAAGTTCTATTTACTGCAAATAAATATATAATGGTAAAAGGCACACTTAAAGCAATTGGAACCGCGCAAGATTCAATCACTTTTACTGCTATAGATACGCTTCAAAGGTGGGGCCGGCTTTGGTTTAAGCCTGAAGCGTTTGCTTGTAGTCTAAAATATTGTAAAATTACATACGCCTGTAGTAGCGCGGTTCGTAACGAAGACACGCTCTACATTGGTTATAGCAGAATAACTAACAACTCTGCTGTTTCTGGTGGCGGCATCGACAATTCTGGCACAGCGACAATCACCAATAATACAATATCTAACAACTATGCTGATTATGGTTATGGTGGCGGCATCTACAATTATTATTCTGGCACAGCGACAATCACCAATAATACAATAACTAACAACTCTGCTGCTGGTGGTGGTGGCATCTGCAATTATTATGGCACAGCGACAATCACCAATAATACAATAACTAACAACTATGCTGATTTTGATGGTGGTGGCATCTACAATTCTGGCACAGCGACAATCACCAATAATACAATTATTGATAGCACTGCTTCAACAATAAGAAATGATTATGGTTCTATTAGACTTAATTATAATAATCTAAATAATCTGAGACCAACCGGATACACAGTTTATAATAACTCTGCGGATACAATCAATGCGCGAAATAATTACTGGTTTACACTTGATACTAATGTAATTAAGCAAAAGATTTATGATTTTTGGGATGATTTTACTTCAGGTGAGGTCTATTATCGACCATTTTTGACTGCGCCAATTGGAATTGAAGAAGAAAATCCTAAACCGATGGATGTTTGTCCATCTCGCACTATATACTATCCGCTAAAAATATGTCCCAATCCCGCAAAGTCGTATTTTATTGTCCGTTGTCCGTCAACCATTAGCCAGATAAGAATTTATGATATAACCGGCAAACTGATTAAAGAAGAAAAGTTCAAAGGTTCCAAAGAAACAAAGGTCTTTCTTGCTGATATTAAAACCGGTATCTATTTTGTAAAGGTTAACGATGCGATGCTAACCGAAAAATTGGTCATAACAAGGTAA